One part of the Eptesicus fuscus isolate TK198812 chromosome 20, DD_ASM_mEF_20220401, whole genome shotgun sequence genome encodes these proteins:
- the VMO1 gene encoding vitelline membrane outer layer protein 1 homolog: MELGAGAKLLLLWATCCGHARAVGSSRYIIEVTNGGPWGDWTWPEWCPDGLFAIGFSIKVEPPLGIPGDDTAMNGIRLHCSRERSVESESGRWGAWSEPQWCPHGHFLVAFSLRVEAPETLGDNTGANNVRFRCSDGRELEGPGLDWGDFGTWSEACPKGICGLQTKIQGPRGLLDDTALNDVRFFCCSR, translated from the exons ATGGAGCTCGGCGCGGGAgccaagctgctgctgctgtgggcgACGTGCTGCGGGCACGCCCGCGCGGTTGGTTCCAGCCGCTACATCATCGAGGTGACCAACGGGGGGCCCTGGGGCGACTGGACCTGGCCCGAGTGGTGTCCTGACGGGCTTTTCGCCATCGGGTTCTCCATCAAG GTGGAGCCCCCGCTAGGCATTCCTGGAGACGACACGGCAATGAACGGGATCCGGCTGCACTGCTCCCGTGAGCGCTCAGTGGAGTCCGAGTCTGGAAG GTGGGGCGCATGGAGCGAGCCGCAGTGGTGTCCCCACGGCCACTTCCTCGTGGCTTTCTCGCTCCGCGTGGAGGCACCCGAGACCCTTGGCGACAACACGGGCGCGAACAACGTGCGCTTCCGCTGCTCCGACggcagggagctggaggggcctggcctGGACTGGGGGGACTTCGGAACCTGGAGTGAGGCGTGTCCTAAAGGCATATGTGGTTTGCAGACCAAGATCCAGGGGCCTAGAGGCCTCCTCGATGACACCGCGCTTAACGACGTGCGTTTTTTCTGCTGCAGCCGCTGA
- the GLTPD2 gene encoding LOW QUALITY PROTEIN: glycolipid transfer protein domain-containing protein 2 (The sequence of the model RefSeq protein was modified relative to this genomic sequence to represent the inferred CDS: inserted 2 bases in 1 codon) produces the protein MGVVLPPQVSRRWLRHAIPLAILALLLLYLYTRSLREWPLPPPPLAGTQESRPRAPKAPLXVLTAPPSLSPGDLSGCGSGAQPCVTEGPPPSQIRQQLGFLEAPEREEPRCLGPQGMLGRLVRPFRASLSLEGDVELSQYLAGWRELIKFLTPFGSIFTFATSEAFTKVTALEARVHGPEAAHYKSLATMAAWERRAGRLERPGIAPPDSAKSSGSRTTLLLHRALRWSQLCLRRVATGTHGGPSAGEQCSDAYRAVLGPHHAWLVRQAARLAFLSFPGRGRLLELACPGTREAEARAALARAAATLEDVYNRTQGLLAERGLLQLA, from the exons ATGGGGGTCGTGCTGCCTCCACAGGTCTCCAGGCGCTGGCTCCGCCATGCAATTCCTCTTGCCATTCTCGCGCTGCTACTTTTGTATCTCTATACTCGGAGCCTACGTGAGTGgcctcttcccccacctcctctggCGGGAACCCAGGAATCCAGGCCCAGGGCACCTAAGGCCCCTCT AGTCCTCaccgccccgccttctctctccccaggcgACCTCTCAGGCTGCGGATCCGGGGCCCAGCCCTGCGTTACGGAGGGACCCCCGCCTTCACAG ATCCGGCAACAGCTGGGATTCCTGGAGGCCCCGGAGCGGGAAGAGCCTCGGTGTCTGGGCCCCCAGGGGATGCTGGGCCGCTTGGTGAGGCCGTTCCGCGCCAGTCTGAGCCTGGAAGGGGACGTGGAGTTGTCGCAGTACCTGGCCGGATGGAGGGAGCTCATCAA ATTCCTCACTCCCTTCGGCTCCATCTTCACCTTCGCCACAAGCGAGGCCTTCACCAAAGTGACAGCGCTCGAGGCTCGGGTGCACGGCCCAGAGGCCGCGCACTACAAATCGCTGGCGACCATGGCTGCGTGggagcggcgggcggggcggctggAGAGGCCTGGGATCGCCCCGCCGGACTCGGCCAAGTCCTCGGGCTCACGAACGACCCTCCTGCTGCACCGTGCGCTGCgctggtcccagctctgcctccggCGGGTGGCCACCGGGACGCACGGAGGCCCGAGCGCCGGCGAGCAGTGCAGCGACGCCTACCGCGCGGTCCTGGGCCCGCACCACGCCTGGCTGGTTCGGCAGGCCGCCCGCCTCGCGTTCCTCTCCTTCCCGGGTCGCGGCCGCCTGCTGGAGCTGGCCTGTCCCGGAACCAGAGAGGCGGAGGCGCGGGCCGCGTTGGCTCGCGCGGCGGCCACCCTGGAGGATGTCTACAATCGGACGCAGGGTCTGCTGGCCGAGCGCGGCCTGCTCCAGCTGGCCTAG
- the PSMB6 gene encoding proteasome subunit beta type-6: MAATLVARGAGPAPAWGPEAITPDWENREVSTGTTIMAVQFDGGVVLGADSRTTTGSYIANRVTDKLTPIHDRIFCCRSGSAADTQAVADAVTYQLGFHSIELNEPPLVHTAASLFKEMCYRYREDLMAGIIVAGWDSQEGGQVYSVPMGGMMVRQSFAIGGSGSSYIYGYVDATYREGMTKEECLQFTANALALAMERDGSSGGVIRLASISESGVERQVLLGDQIPKFSIATLPPP, from the exons ATGGCGGCCACCTTAGTAGCTAGAGGAGCGGGTCCAGCACCCGCCTGGGGGCCGGAGGCCATTACCCCCGACTGGGAAAACCGGGAAGTCTCCACAGGG aCCACTATCATGGCCGTTCAATTTGACGGGGGCGTGGTTCTGGGGGCCGATTCCCGAACAACCACTGG GTCCTACATCGCCAATCGAGTGACTGACAAGCTAACCCCCATTCACGATCGTATCTTCTGCTGCCGCTCAGGCTCTGCAGCGGATACCCAGGCTGTAGCTGATGCCGTTACCTATCAGCTTGGTTTCCACAG CATTGAGCTGAATGAGCCTCCTCTGGTACACACTGCAGCCAGCCTCTTTAAGGAAATGTGTTACCGATACCGGGAAGACCTGATGGCAGGAATCATCGTTGCAGGCTGGGACTCCCAAGAAGGAGGGCAG GTGTACTCAGTGCCCATGGGGGGCATGATGGTAAGACAGTCCTTTGCCATTGGAGGCTCTGGAAGCTCCTATATTTATGGCTATGTCGATGCTACCTACCGGGAAGGTATGACCAAGGAAGAGTGTCTACAATTCACTGCTAATG CTCTCGCTTTGGCCATGGAGAGGGATGGCTCCAGTGGTGGGGTGATCCGTCTGGCATCCATATCAGAATCAGGGGTAGAGCGGCAGGTACTCTTGGGAGACCAGATCCCCAAATTCTCCATTGCCACTTTACCACCTCCCTGA